From a single Brassica napus cultivar Da-Ae chromosome C9, Da-Ae, whole genome shotgun sequence genomic region:
- the LOC106362767 gene encoding uncharacterized protein LOC106362767, translating to MASRSSNPCDSDRAQTRTGSANVEHIQSGDVSALTEVLSEETRLPRASTQEAKDLEGEKSVARVKSSSPTGLEGRDRPQKKAKTKGSDHRLRVSGEAPVAKPFHWQFSHSKDCTITEDPNSVTHLVRHFKPAGCPLPSWRNMTEREAYVKTAVAHAKAMEANNEFAATLEKRLQDVSHSNELYKIKKVVRELKLGLKMAQDRERANAAQLAAAQKLGNQAASLEARLRVVSNERKSALEQVSFLEAKVESSANKFSDDLRRATYDAKTALADSYLDVLVSLKEKWEKKKAATDSEACLTEVMANIDLLKEIMNNNFLASDDLLRLRTKEVELGSELDVMAVLYFSVGKLDLPQISEDLPEDFFARDSSAANGADDVTKCSGGQFEDGEFGIEE from the exons ATGGCTTCGAGAAGTTCAAACCCCTGCGATTCCGATAGGGCGCAAACTCGAACTGGTAGTGCTAATGTGGAACACATTCAATCCGGAGACGTGAGCGCGCTCACAGAAGTTCTTAGTGAGGAGACCCGACTTCCGCGGGCTTCAACCCAAGAGGCCAAGGACCTCGAGGGTGAAAAGTCTGTTGCTCGTGTTAAGTCGAGTAGCCCAACAGGTTTGGAGGGGCGTGACCGCCCCCAGAAGAAGGCAAAGACGAAAGGCTCAGACCATCGTCTCCGTGTCTCAGGTGAAGCGCCAGTTGCTAAACCGTTTCATTGGCAGTTCTCACACTCTAAGGATTGCACTATTACAGAAGATCCGAACAGTGTTACTCACTTGGTGAGGCACTTCAAACCTGCTGGATGTCCGCTTCCTTCTTGGCGAAATATGACGGAACGCGAAGCTTATGTAAAAACGGCTGTGGCTCATGCTAAG GCTATGGAGGCTAACAACGAGTTCGCGGCGACTTTGGAAAAGCGCCTGCAAGATGTCTCTCACTCTAACGAGCTTTACAAGATAAAGAAGGTCGTTCGAGAGTTAAAGCTCGGTTTGAAGATGGCTCAAGATCGGGAGCGTGCAAATGCTGCTCAACTGGCCGCTGCTCAGAAATTGGGGAATCAGGCTGCTTCGCTTGAAGCTCGTCTGCGAGTTGTGAGTAATGAGAGGAAATCGGCCCTTGAGCAAGTTTCCTTTTTGGAAGCGAAGGTTGAATCTTCTGCTAATAAGTTCTCTGACGACCTTCGTCGCGCAACTTATGACGCTAAAACGGCTTTGGCGGACAGCTACTTGGACGTGTTGGTGTCTCTGAAAGAaaagtgggagaagaagaaggccgCGACTGATTCTGAGGCTTGTCTTACTGAGGTTATGGCAAATATAGATCTCTTGAAGGAGATCATGAACAACAATTTTTTGGCCTCGGACGATTTGTTGCGACTTCGAACGAAGGAGGTCGAGCTCGGGTCCGAGCTCGATGTGATGGCGGTTTTGTATTTTTCCGTTGGTAAGCTCGATTTGCCTCAAATTTCGGAGGATCTGCCAGAAGATTTCTTT